GTTGATCCATTCTGGTCTCCCCTTTCATAACATTTTCGTTCTGACTACGCCAAGCACATCTTCACATAAGACAGAGAACACTAATAATACAAAAGACCGGGAACTCTGCCCGGCCTTTACTCCACAGTTAGCGTGCTAACAGCCCCTGTCCATTGGGACAGGGGCTGTTAGACAGCACGAGTACTCCCACTACAATCCATTATCCAGATTGATCCAAGCTCAATCAGATAAGTTTACGGAGTCCAGTGGGGAACACCCTCAGGGTCCTCCCTACAAGGGAGGTTTTGAGAGGTTACTCGTTGATTTCAAACAATTCTTGTTCTTCTTCTGCTTCTTTTTGTTGCTCTTCACTAGTTGGCGCAGGAACTGCAGTAACCAAGTTACTGGCTACACGAATTTTTTGTTCAATGATGTCAGCAATATCTTTATGCTCTTTCATGAACTGCTTTGCGTTCTCACGGCCTTGTCCTAAACGCTCGCCTTCGTAGGAGTACCATGCACCACTTTTATTAACGATGTCCAGCTCTGTACCAATGTCAATGATACTGCCTTCTCTCGAAATACCCTCGCCATACATGATATCCACTTCCGCTTGTTTAAACGGAGGTGCCACTTTGTTTTTCACAACTTTAATACGAGTACGGTTACCAATCATGTCATTGCCTGATTTGATACTCTCAATACGACGCACATCAAGACGTACTGTGGAATAAAACTTCAGAGCACGACCACCAGGTGTTGTTTCCGGGTTACCAAACATAACGCCGACTTTCTCACGAAGCTGGTTAATGAAGATTGCGATTGTTTTGGATTTGCTGATTGCACCAGACAGTTTACGCAGCGCCTGAGACATCAAACGCGCTTGCAAACCAACGTGTGAATCACCCATTTCGCCTTCAATCTCTGCTTTTGGAACCAATGCGGCTACAGAGTCAATAACGACGATATCTACTGCACCACTGCGTACAAGAGCTTCTGCAATTTCCAGCCCTTGCTCACCCGTATCTGGCTGAGACAGAAGCAATTCATCAATATTAACACCAAGTTTGCTTGCGTATTGTGGGTCAAGAGCATGCTCGGCATCAATAAATGCAGCTTGTCCACCCGCTCTTTGTACTTCAGCGATAGCATGCAATGCTACGGTTGTTTTACCAGAGGATTCGGGTCCATATATTTCAACAATACGGCCTTTAGGCAAGCCGCCTGTTCCTAATGCAATATCCAAAGCCAAGGAACCACTGGGAATAATTTCCACATTCATATGAGTGGACTCACCCAGTTTCATGATGGATCCTTTACCAAATTGCTTCTCTATTTGACGGAGCGCCATATCAAGCGCGGCACGACGGTCTGACAATAAGCTCACACCCTTTACTGTTTATAAGATAATGATACCTTGTTTTAACACGTTTGCCAAGCTTTTTTTCGAACATACATTCGTTTTTTTTTGTAAAGGCCGAGGCGCCTCTTCCTCAAGGAAACTTTCCATTAAACAGAAAAAAGAACCGTAAACAAGGCTGTAAAGCCTAATTCTACGGTTCTTCCGTCTTCCTTAATTATACTTGCTTGGAACTGTAAATGCAATCGAAGCTATTAACTAATCAATCCATCGCCACAAGTTTTTGCCATAAGCGATATAGAATTGCTTTGGCTGAACGAATGCGAACCGTCTCGCGATTACCATTAATACGCAGCTCATGAATTTCCGTCTCTTTTCCACGTTCAGCAAGAGCGATGAAGACAAGTCCGGGTGGCTTGCGTTCCGAATATCCCGGTCCAGCTACACCGGTAACAGCCAAGCCAAAATCAGCATCGCCAATCATGCGGATCTGCTCAGCAAGCACTTTTGCAACCTCAGGACTTACCGCCCCAGGTGCATCTTCACCTTCCAGATAATCATGAGGCACATTCAGCAGCTTTTCCTTAATTTCATTGGAGTAACAAACAATTCCACCTTTGAGCATTGACGCACTTCCGGGTACAGAGGTCAGACTTTGCATGACAAGCCCTCCTGTACAGCTCTCAGCAGCGCTGAGCGTCAGCCCCATGTCAGACATCATGGTTACAATCGTGTACTCTATAGGCACATCCTCGTTCGCGTAGAGATGTTCTGTCAAACGTTCCCGAATCTGAACCTCCATCGCATCCAGCTTCAGCTTCGCCTCTCCCTCACTCGCAGCCTTTGTGGAGACACGTACCGTAACTTCGCCTTCGCTCGCGTAAGGAGCAATCGTAGGGTCTGTCTGCACGTCAATCAGATCCAGAAGTCGATCTTCCAGAGCAGATTCACCAATACCTGCGAATTTGAGCATTCGGGAATAGATCGGCATCTCTTCTGTGAGTACATGCTGGAACAGCCAAGGTTTGACTTCCTGTTCAAACATTGGAATCAGCTCTTTAGGTGGTCCAGGCATCACAACATAATATTTGTCATTGTCAGAAATCGCATTTCCTGCCGCAAGGCCCGTTTCATTGGCCAGAGGTGTTCCGCCATCAATAACGATCGCCTGACGTCTGTTATTCTCTGTCATATCCACATTACGATCTCTGAAAAAGCTCTCAATTTTGTCCATTGCCATTCGATCTGTATGCAGTTTCCGGTTAAGAACAGCTGCGAGCGCATCCTTGGTCAGATCATCTTGGGTAGGTCCGATGCCACCGGAAAATAAAATAACGTCTGCACGGCCCTGCGCAATGCGAATAGCTTCACTAAGTCGATTCAGGTTATCCCCAACCACCGTTTGGAAATATACATCGATCCCCATCGCAGCCAATTCACGGGATAGGTATCTGGCATTGGTATTGACGATTTGTCCAAGCAGTAGCTCTGTGCCAACTGCAATGATTTCTGCCTTCATTGAGCATCCTCCTGTACACGTGGTGAGTGATCAAAGGGCAATAGGATAATTTCCTATTGCCCCTGACCCAATGCTTCCTTCATGATTACCCATTTAAGAACAAACCATTATGCTTTTGTTAAATGAAGCAGGTTTTTGTTTTTGATAAAGTAATCGATACCCGACCAGATGGTAATAAGCGCTGCTGCCCATACCGCGATAATATCGACGTGAATACCCGTGTATGAAAACGGGAAATTGTTCAACAGCAACAGCACAATCGCCACAATCTGCACTACAGTCTTCAGCTTGCCCCAAGCACTGGCGGCAACAACCGAACCATCCAGCAATGCAATTTGACGCAAGCCGGTAACTGCAAATTCACGACTAATAATAACAACTGCAATCCAGGAATCCAGCTTGCCCATCTCCACAAGCGAGACCAAAACTGCAGTAACCAGCAGCTTGTCTGCGAGTGGATCGAGCAGTTTCCCCAGATTGGTAACCATGTTATTTTTCCGCGCAAGGTATCCGTCAATTCCATCTGTGCTTGCGGCGATGATAAAAAATAACAGCAGCAATCAGTTGATTATACGGAAGCGAAAAGCTTCCAAGCTGCAACGGCTCTGGATAAAATGGAAAATCCACGAGCAGGAACACCATCAAAAAAGGGATTAAGCAAATTCGTGCAAGCGTAATCCGGTTGGGTAAATTCACAAGACGCCCTCCCTCATATCCTCCATTACTCCAAACAATCATCATAATCCCGTTATCATCATCCGGAACATGAAATGTACAGTTTCAATGTCAATCCATATTAACATGATCCCACTATGTAGAAACGCAAAAAATAAAGTCAACCGCTCAAAAGCAAAACCGCTTTAAACGTTCCGGTGACTTCCAGAAGATGTACTGCTTTTCACAAAGTCAGCAAACGATGAGGACTGGACTTGATGCTTGACTGCCAGCAATGCACACTTAGTATAATATACGCCCAATACCGTGTCAAAAAACACTTTTGCTACAAAAAGGCCATATTACTTGAAATTTGTATATTGCAAATCCAGAGGCAGGTTAGCACCATTTAGCAGCTGCATGACAGCTTGCAAATCATTTTTACTCTTACCAGTTACCCGGAGTTGGTCTCCCTGAATCTGACTCTTCACCTTCATCTTGGAATCCCGAATCAGGATATTGATTTTCTTGGCGATGTCCTGATCAATCCCCTGTTTAAAATTCAAACGCTGGCGGACTGTACCAGAAGACGCTGGCTCTACCTTTGCGTAATCAATGTTTTTCAATGGTAGACCACGCTTCGCCATTTTGGATTGCAGCACTTCAATGACAGCCTTGAGTTTGGTCTCATCATCAGATACGATCGTTAACGCATCCTTATCCAGCTTCAGGCTGCTCTTGCTGCCCTTGAAGTCATAACGAGCGCCAATTTCTTTCTCGGTTTGTGTAACGGCATTTGTCAGTTCTTGCAAGTCCATTTTGGACACGATATCAAATGAATTTTCTGAGCTCAAACCAGTCACCCTTTCAGTTAATCGTATGTTCTGTAACATTATAGAGGATACCTTAAGCAAAAGTCTAATTTCAAGCTGTTTTACACAAAGAAAAAAGCATTTTTGGCTTCCACTTCAAGTGGCTGCCAAAAATGCTTGCTGGTCCAGCTTCCAAGCTAATAGCGGCTGCGGTTGGGCTGTCTAAACATATCGAGCACACCCAAAAGTACATGTGCAAGTCCAAAACCCAATATTCCGTAACCCCAAGCACTTGGAGTCAGGTAATAACCCAGGAGGCTGACAATGATCCCTAAACCTGTTACGATCCAGCTGACTGTCACAGCCATCCACCTCACTTCACCAAAAGTTAACTGCAAGTTAAGACACGATTATTGTCTCCTGCAGTTGACCCGGTTATTCGCTACCCGTGGTACCTCCTGTACCATCCGTTGATCCATTTTCAACACCTGTGGAAGAAGAAGTACTACTACTGTCTTCACCAAGCTTCAAACGGATCCGATTGGTCGCCTTGCCATCCGTTACAACTTGCCCGCCAACCTCAATCGTGGTCGCTGCAGCGTAACCGGACTTAATATACATTCCCGCACTATCCAGCTCAAAGGTATAGCTGTCGCCATCGGCTGTATTGCCATACTCCAACTTCTCTCCACTGGAGTTCTCGCCCTTGTAAACTTCCAGCCAGCTATTGCCTGTTGCTTTAATCGTAACCGTTACAGGCTGCCCTGCACTACCGTTAACTTTAAAGTTCGTAATATTTCCTGATTTCCCATCTTCTGCAACAGTCACATTAGACGGTGAATTTTCAGTTGGTTCTTCCTCAGTTTCATCCGTCTGTCCGTCCGTTTGGCCATCAGTTTGGCCATCCGTTTGACCGTCCGTCTGTCCTTCCGTGTCTGTACCGCCACCGTTACCGCCAGCGTCGCCCTCACCAGTACCGTCAGTACCTGAATCTTTGGCAGGCGGATTAGATGCCTGTCCGTTGTCGGCAGGTTGATCCGGTTTATCCTCAGGCTGTTGTTGACTGTCTGTAATTTTGACTGAATCAAGCCCTGGATTATCTGATTCATCACCATTGTTATAAACCACGTATACATACAACAGAACTACGATCAAAACAGGGAATGTCCACATCAGCGCGACAGACATCCACCGATTACTACGCTCAACCGGACGGCTGGAACGCTTCTGAATAACCGGTTCCATCGTTGCTTCCGTCTCTTCTGCGGGTACGTCTTTTTTGTGTCCCTCCAGCAGCTCATCAGGGTTCAGTCCCACCGTCTCCGCATAGGTTTTGATGAAAGCACGCACATAGAAGCTACCCGGCAGCACTTTATAGTCTCCTGCTTCTATGGCCTCCAGATACCTCTTGCGAATTTTTGTCATTTCCTGTACATCGTCAAGACTCATCCCTTTTTGCAGCCGGGCCTCCCTTAACTGCTGACCCAGTTCAGACATGCCATCTCCTCCTTATGTTTATCTCTTGAGTTGTTGCTAATCTATTTCATGATTCCGTACGGTTCCTTACAATTCGTCGGTGTAGCTAGCCGTAAACGTATCATAAATAATTTCTTCATTCGGATTGTTGCGAAGTTCAATAATAATATCAAAATCATTAAAATCATATTCGGATTCCTGCACAAAAATATCCGGATGTTCAATAACTTTGGTGCTAGGCATGGACATAATATCCTGCAACAAATTGTAATGCCGCTCACTGGAACGAATCGTGCTTACAATTCCGTCAATGATGAAGACATTGTTCGGGTTCAATTCGTCTTCGGACATTTGACTCCTTATCGTCTGACGAAGAAGTGTGGAGGAAACAAACGTCCATCGCTTCATTGCACATACGCTGCCCGCAATAATGGACTCCGTTTTGCCAACACGAGGCATTCCGCGCAAACCGATGACCTGATTGCCTTCCCTCTTAAATACTTCACCCAAAAAGTCCACAAGTAACCCAAGTTCATCTCGTGTAAAACGAAATGTCTTGCGATCATCCGAGTCACGGTCAATGTATCTACCATGACGCACGGCCAGAATATCCACCAATTTAGGTTGCCGCAAAGCCGATACGGTGATGCTGTTTACTTTGCCAAGCATTTCACCGAGCAAACGGATTTTTTCATCATCATCCGATTCAAGCAGC
The nucleotide sequence above comes from Paenibacillus sp. W2I17. Encoded proteins:
- the recA gene encoding recombinase RecA codes for the protein MSDRRAALDMALRQIEKQFGKGSIMKLGESTHMNVEIIPSGSLALDIALGTGGLPKGRIVEIYGPESSGKTTVALHAIAEVQRAGGQAAFIDAEHALDPQYASKLGVNIDELLLSQPDTGEQGLEIAEALVRSGAVDIVVIDSVAALVPKAEIEGEMGDSHVGLQARLMSQALRKLSGAISKSKTIAIFINQLREKVGVMFGNPETTPGGRALKFYSTVRLDVRRIESIKSGNDMIGNRTRIKVVKNKVAPPFKQAEVDIMYGEGISREGSIIDIGTELDIVNKSGAWYSYEGERLGQGRENAKQFMKEHKDIADIIEQKIRVASNLVTAVPAPTSEEQQKEAEEEQELFEINE
- a CDS encoding competence/damage-inducible protein A — encoded protein: MKAEIIAVGTELLLGQIVNTNARYLSRELAAMGIDVYFQTVVGDNLNRLSEAIRIAQGRADVILFSGGIGPTQDDLTKDALAAVLNRKLHTDRMAMDKIESFFRDRNVDMTENNRRQAIVIDGGTPLANETGLAAGNAISDNDKYYVVMPGPPKELIPMFEQEVKPWLFQHVLTEEMPIYSRMLKFAGIGESALEDRLLDLIDVQTDPTIAPYASEGEVTVRVSTKAASEGEAKLKLDAMEVQIRERLTEHLYANEDVPIEYTIVTMMSDMGLTLSAAESCTGGLVMQSLTSVPGSASMLKGGIVCYSNEIKEKLLNVPHDYLEGEDAPGAVSPEVAKVLAEQIRMIGDADFGLAVTGVAGPGYSERKPPGLVFIALAERGKETEIHELRINGNRETVRIRSAKAILYRLWQKLVAMD
- a CDS encoding YajQ family cyclic di-GMP-binding protein, whose translation is MSSENSFDIVSKMDLQELTNAVTQTEKEIGARYDFKGSKSSLKLDKDALTIVSDDETKLKAVIEVLQSKMAKRGLPLKNIDYAKVEPASSGTVRQRLNFKQGIDQDIAKKINILIRDSKMKVKSQIQGDQLRVTGKSKNDLQAVMQLLNGANLPLDLQYTNFK
- a CDS encoding RodZ domain-containing protein → MSELGQQLREARLQKGMSLDDVQEMTKIRKRYLEAIEAGDYKVLPGSFYVRAFIKTYAETVGLNPDELLEGHKKDVPAEETEATMEPVIQKRSSRPVERSNRWMSVALMWTFPVLIVVLLYVYVVYNNGDESDNPGLDSVKITDSQQQPEDKPDQPADNGQASNPPAKDSGTDGTGEGDAGGNGGGTDTEGQTDGQTDGQTDGQTDGQTDETEEEPTENSPSNVTVAEDGKSGNITNFKVNGSAGQPVTVTIKATGNSWLEVYKGENSSGEKLEYGNTADGDSYTFELDSAGMYIKSGYAAATTIEVGGQVVTDGKATNRIRLKLGEDSSSTSSSTGVENGSTDGTGGTTGSE
- a CDS encoding DUF3388 domain-containing protein encodes the protein MESKQWYMEYKIHKNRPGLLGDIASMLGMLEVNILTINGVEGKTRGMLLESDDDEKIRLLGEMLGKVNSITVSALRQPKLVDILAVRHGRYIDRDSDDRKTFRFTRDELGLLVDFLGEVFKREGNQVIGLRGMPRVGKTESIIAGSVCAMKRWTFVSSTLLRQTIRSQMSEDELNPNNVFIIDGIVSTIRSSERHYNLLQDIMSMPSTKVIEHPDIFVQESEYDFNDFDIIIELRNNPNEEIIYDTFTASYTDEL